TCGACTTTGTAATGCAATTTGTTGTATGAAGGTCGTAGATCGTTGTTGGATGAAAGCTTTGATGTAGGGTTTATATCAGAGGAGAAAGAAAGGAAGATGAAAGGATAAAATATCTTTATTAAGATAGGTACAAACAACAAAATTGAATGAGCGTGACTGGGTGGTGGTGATAACTCCACATAAACGTTGGATTGCAGAAATCGGAAACGATGATCGTGAATATGAAGAGTCGGAGACGGCTTAAGACGCAGAGTGTTTGTAAAGAAGTTTGGGCTAGTTAAAAACGGGCCATGgcttatttatatattgaacCCACGTGAATTGATTTTCGAGTAACAAAAGAATGATGTGGCGATTTGGAAGCTTTCTACTGGCTGATTTTCCGATCCGACGTAGCATAGCTCAGAGGGTTTCATATTCCCCTTTTGGTATTGTAAGataatttttcttaaagaaaCCTATGCTTTTCCTATTTTGCCTAGTTAATTTCAGCCACCAAAATTTGTAACTAATCTTTTTGATGTCCGTTTGCAGTTAATTCCAATTCGGTGAAAATTCACACTCCATTAATGGCACCCTATATGATTAGAGTTAACAAATGTTTGTATGTTTGGATGCTTCCTTTTTGACTTGCTTATCATTGTTTATGAGACTTGGGCCGAATTTCTGTAGATGTAAAGTCTTTTGGTACTTTccatgtgtaacaaatgtttgTATGTTTGGATGCTTCCTTTTTTACTTGCTTATCATGTTTATGAGACTACGGGGTGATTTTTGAAACCTGCTTATGATTTATGAAGGATTTAGatgaaaaagagtttgatgTACTTTTCTAAAGTTGGTTGATTTTTATCTACACATTCCAACTTCAAAGGGGATGTTGAGATACAAGCATATCTGAAAACTGATTACTTCTTATTGGGTATTTAGGGCATAATTAACGGGGTCCTTAGCAGGTTTCCAACGGGTGGGTcccattatttttataaaaaccggCTCTTAGAGCTGTGAAATAAGGACCGATCTTGGAGTGTTTCTTGCACTGTTCGCGGGACCCACCaacacgtggcggtccgcgattggttcgctttttaattaaatttttttttaataagacaaaaaaaaataaaaaaaaaataaaaaaagctaCCTATGAAACCGTGCCAACTATCTCATGCGTTAAAGATggtcttagagcatgattaacgggggttcttagagcatgattatcgggTGAAACCCGTTTTgggtttctaaatttttttttttgttttatctgattaaaaaaaaaattaataacagaaccaatcgcgggccgccacgtgtcgtggGGCCCGCAAAATAGTGTAAGAAACGGACCGAAACCGTTCCTTAACTCGCGATTATGAAACCCGTTTTTATCAAAAGCGCGGGATCCACTCCTTAAGAAACGCGTTAGTATACCGCGTTAAAGATGCTCTTAGGAGTGGAGTTATTATCTtaatttaagaaccggttcttaaattaCGCTAAAAACCCCCACCCCTAAGAATCCccattaatcatggtcttaggtACTAGTAGCTTTCTGTATATTTTGGTTCACTATTTATAGATCTCCAATTAGGTTTAGATATTTGTATATAAGGCAGAGCCAAAACCTTCAGGGTTCTTTAAATTTTCCACCTGCTAAGATTTTCTTTCTGTAAAACGTGGTAATGAAAGTGTCTCAGAATATTAATAATTCATCcattatttgattttagtttttgagttttATGTTTCGTATACAATACGTACTTAAGTTTTACGTAGTGTTAGGTTGGAAATCAAAAGCGCGTTAAGATAATGTTCAACATATGATAAACAAAGAACTTACACTCGCAGATTAATTAAGATCCAATGGTACAAcacaatatttaaattataacacATCAGATATATGCGTTACTTGTCATGAGAAGTCAGGAACATGACGAGACTTCGGAAAGTAGAGACATCACAGGGCAAGACAATCTTATTAGGGTGAGCCTCCGCGTAACCGAACTCCTCGGCAGCCTTTTCTAGAAGATTCTGAAACGAAGGGCTCTTCAGAAACCTTGTGGGGACCACAAATCTTTCCAACTTCGTACCAACGTAAACCACGAAATGCCCTCTCGGTGTTCTTGAGGATGATCTTCTGATCGCTccagcatcttcttcttcttctcggtgGAAATGCATGTCAGTGACCTTGTTAGGCAtagttatatatagtttatttaatgTAGTGACCTATTTGTGTTGGCTGTGAGTCACAAGACATTAACGGATTTAGTGGGATCTTGTGTTTCCACCTCGCTTAGGAAGTTGGGTGCCTCAATATATTTGGACATACTTACATACATTATTTATATAGGGTTTGGGGATGCGTGCCATCTAGGATACATTCACGCAattttcatacatatatattattatatgatataattgacgtttttttttttttttttgctaaacgtTACGAGTAGTTTGGGTTATTGTTTCTTAAACCTGGGTCACTGTTTGATAATACTGTGTGGCGGATCTACTAACCGTCGTATGTATTTTGAGTTTTGTATAGTTAATTAATTATGTGGATTACTATTTTACATTTAGAGCTGAATCTAACGATCTAGATTTAATTgacatataaacataaaacagCTTGTtagtaaaaaaacataaatcagCTTGTtagtaaaaaaacataaatcagCTTGCGGTTCAAACGGATTAGCTATAAGATACAAATACAAGTTCACATGGGTAAGTTCTGTAATTTGTTGTATGGATAATGAACTTACGAATAAAACATCTATATATGTCAATATGTGTGTTGAGTGTAAGTATGTGTGTTGAGTGTAAGTTATCGTAGATAGGTAGACAGGGCCTAGCGATGATTGTGCATGGGAGAATAATGGACTTAGTGAGAGTCaatgactttaatttttatatggGTCATATATTGAGATACGATAAAGGGACTGAGGAAAATCACATGGTTCTGCTCGTAGAAGATGATTCCTGTCTCCATACGTTTACATTCACTTAATTTATACTATCCGACAAGGTTTTACATTTCTTCACATACGCCAAAAACTGTGACTGGCTTAACGAAGTTATTGTTTATTAGGAAAATTATGCACAAAAATTCATCATGGTTTTCCTTTtggtataaaatttttttttttccatttttttctttctcttttagcCTTTCCAATTCtaaaagttaataaaataaatagttttatgaataaaaaattgtaagaaatagaaataattgataaaacactcatatacacaaactaattttttttttgttcaaaaatttgataaattaatttttaaaattacgttCTACTAAAAGTAAAATTCATCTTCTACGGAAAATGAGTTAGTAGAAAGTGAATTCTAGATTAAACATGTTTGTCTACTTTTTTAGAACGAACAATCTAATTTtacttaaaattctaaatagGGGAAATACGAATTCTACTAATTGTATCTACTTTTCTGTCGAATGCCTCTTCTACTTGTATTACATATTCTACAACTCTCGGAATGTGAAATCTAGACATTACTTTGACGGTAACATGAGGTAGAATCTGCTTAGGAGATTTTTGTCTTCGTTCTACGCAGTGTAGAAAGTgcattctacggataagaaaaccTGATTTTTGCGAAAAT
The window above is part of the Brassica napus cultivar Da-Ae chromosome C3, Da-Ae, whole genome shotgun sequence genome. Proteins encoded here:
- the LOC106443742 gene encoding auxin-induced protein 15A, translating into MPNKVTDMHFHREEEEDAGAIRRSSSRTPRGHFVVYVGTKLERFVVPTRFLKSPSFQNLLEKAAEEFGYAEAHPNKIVLPCDVSTFRSLVMFLTSHDK